A portion of the Ascochyta rabiei chromosome 13, complete sequence genome contains these proteins:
- a CDS encoding RNA polymerase III-inhibiting protein maf1, producing the protein MKYLDLCALHEVNLALNFDTQDTAIIGGCDLWTVKAAGSDKKLYKRIENTLEARHKDHLAAIAGLSEQSAAQFADDIDVERDTPFGSFNEASNRHSFAYLIATLNATHIDYDFANTLNPDEFRRETQQSFMHKIDQTMYYLRPQVYSAGLPAGAVTPLGSPIWSPRSWQLLDSEMDMVNCEYYAWEPSDDPFADDGAIWSHHFFLYNRDRKRVSYFYLRGISALSPSPSMSMSLMSKFKQSNFESSTNAGSRKRAEYWLGDRARKGLEAYGDSDELDNMVIDHPGDVVDADQDRFVPIREMSMDADYYESEGDSDVESLVEMHRRRRSGVRTMSEGIMDRMEL; encoded by the exons ATGAAG TACCTTGATTTGTGCGCACTACACGAGGTCAACCTCGCCCTAAACTTCGACACCCAAGACACCGCCATTATCGGTGGATGCGATCTCTGGACCGTAAAAGCAGCTGGCAGCGATAAGAAACTATACAAGCGCATCGAGAACACGCTCGAGGCCAGGCACAAGGACCATCTCGCGGCTATTGCAGGCTTATCTGAGCAATCGGCTGCGCAGTTCGCCGACGACATAGATGTCGAAAGGGACACGCCTTTCGGCAGCTTCAACGAGGCTTCGAATCGACACTCGTTCGCTTATCTCATCGCGACATTGAACGCGACACACATCGACTACGACTTTGCGAACACCTTGAATCCTGACGAGTTCCGCCGCGAAACCCAGCAGAGCTTCATGCACAAGATCGACCAGACCATGTACTATCTGCGCCCTCAGGTCTACTCTGCCGGTCTGCCCGCAGGCGCCGTCACACCACTCGGCTCACCGATATGGAGTCCTAGATCTTGGCAGCTGCTCGACAGCGAGATGGACATGGTCAACTGCGAGTACTACGCCTGGGAGCCGTCAGACGACCCTTTCGCCGATGATGGCGCCATCTGGAGCCACCACTTCTTCCTGTACAATCGCGATCGCAAGCGCGTGAGCTACTTTTACCTGCGTGGCATCTCTGCCCTCTCGCCAAGTCCCAGCATGTCGATGTCGCTTATGAGCAAGTTCAAGCAGTCCAACTTCGAGTCGAGTACCAACGCTGGATCGCGCAAGCGAGCCGAGTACTGGCTTGGCGATCGCGCGCGCAAGGGTCTTGAAGCGTATGGCGACAGCGACGAGCTAGACAATATGGTCATCGACCACCCCGGCGATGTTGTCGATGCGGATCAGGACAGATTCGTTCCCATCCGTGAGATGAGCATGGATGCTGACTACTACGAGAGTGAAGGCGATAGCGACGTAGAGAGTCTGGTAGAGATGCACAGACGTAGGAGGAGTGGCGTACGCACCATGAGCGAGGGCATCATGGATCGCATGGAGCTCTAG
- a CDS encoding AP-1 adaptor complex sigma subunit Aps1: MTIKYLILLSRQGKVRLAKWFTTLAPKDKAKIVKDVSQLVLARRTRMCNFLEYKDTKIVYRRYASLFFIAGCDSTDNELITLEIVHRYVEQMDKYYGNVCELDIIFNFQKAYFILDELLLAGEMQESSKKNVLRCIGQQDSLEDMEAEDDIHSKIM, translated from the exons aTGACGATCAA ATACCTCATCCTGCTCTCGCGGCAGGGCAAAGTG CGCCTGGCCAAGTGGTTCACCACGCTCGCGCCCAAAGACAAGGCCAAGATCGTCAAAGACGTCTCGCAGCTCGTCCTCGCGCGCCGCACGCGCATGTGCAACTTCCTCGAGTACAAAG ACACCAAGATCGTATATCGCCGCTACGCCTCGCTCTTCTTCATCGCCGGCTGCGACTCGACCGACAATGAGCTCATCACCCTCGAGATTGTCCATCGCTACGTCGAGCAGATGGACAAGTACTACGGCAACGTGTGCGAGCTCGACATCATCTTCAACTTCCAAAAGGCCTACTTCATCCTCGAcgagctgctgctggccGGCGAGATGCAGGAGAGCAGCAAGAAGAACGTGCTGCGCTGCATAGGGCAGCAGGACAGCCTGGAGGACATGGAG GCCGAGGACGACATCCACTCGAAGATCATGTAG
- a CDS encoding AP-1 adaptor complex sigma subunit Aps1, variant 2, which produces MTIKYLILLSRQGKVRLAKWFTTLAPKDKAKIVKDVSQLVLARRTRMCNFLEYKDTKIVYRRYASLFFIAGCDSTDNELITLEIVHRYVEQMDKYYGNVCELDIIFNFQKAYFILDELLLAGEMQESSKKNVLRCIGQQDSLEDMEVSEIGP; this is translated from the exons aTGACGATCAA ATACCTCATCCTGCTCTCGCGGCAGGGCAAAGTG CGCCTGGCCAAGTGGTTCACCACGCTCGCGCCCAAAGACAAGGCCAAGATCGTCAAAGACGTCTCGCAGCTCGTCCTCGCGCGCCGCACGCGCATGTGCAACTTCCTCGAGTACAAAG ACACCAAGATCGTATATCGCCGCTACGCCTCGCTCTTCTTCATCGCCGGCTGCGACTCGACCGACAATGAGCTCATCACCCTCGAGATTGTCCATCGCTACGTCGAGCAGATGGACAAGTACTACGGCAACGTGTGCGAGCTCGACATCATCTTCAACTTCCAAAAGGCCTACTTCATCCTCGAcgagctgctgctggccGGCGAGATGCAGGAGAGCAGCAAGAAGAACGTGCTGCGCTGCATAGGGCAGCAGGACAGCCTGGAGGACATGGAGGTGAGCGAGATTGGCCCTTGA